DNA sequence from the Pedobacter schmidteae genome:
TGTTAATTACATCCTTTGCCCGACAGATAGAAGCCAGATGCCTTTTTTATCACTTTTCCATTTACCGAATAAGCGATCATTTTAAGCAAGGTTTCTATGTTGTCGTGATTAAATGTTCCATAAACCTGGCAATGATTCATGCCGGGGCTGGCTGCTATGTCAACACCATATTTGTTACCAATATCTTCCAGCACCTGACTTAGTAGCTCATTTTTGTACACCAGCTTGCCTGTTCGCCATGCGGTTATATCGCTGATCTGGTCTGGAGCAGTTTTGATCTCTTTAGTGCCCTTGCTGTAAGTTCCCGACTGATTGGGCGTCAGGAATGCGGTATTCGCTTTGTCGGTATAAATGGCCACCTTTCCGGTAGCTACACTTACCTTTAATTGTCTGGCATTTTTATAAGCCTTTATGTTAAAGCTTGTGCCTAATACCTGTGTACTGAGTGCGCCCGAATGGACAATAAAAGGCTGGTCTTTTTTATGGATTACACTAAAAAATGCTTCACCCTCCAGATAAAGTTCCCTGATGCTACCGCTAAATTTTTCCGGGTATCGCAAACGGCTACCTGCGTTGAGCCATACCGTCGAGCTGTCGGCAAGTGTAACCTTTAATACCTGCCCATAGGTAGCTTTAGCTTCGGTATATTTTATAGCAGCAGTTGCAGCAGAAATCTCCTGACGAGCGGTATTTGACTTTTGCAAAAAAAATATAGCCAGGCTAATCAATGTAATAGATGCCGCGATACCAATCCAGGCGGGGTACAAACGGATCGTCTGTTTCCTGCCTTTTTTTGGTTGTATATGATTATAGATAGCCTCTTTGATGTCATTTTGATTGCTCAGTTGTGCTTCGTCCCATTCTGAAAGGCCTTCTGATTGCTGCTGATCAAACCAGGCCGCCAAACGGGCTTCTTCATCCGGAGTGATGTTTCCCTGAAGCTGCTTTTCAAAAAGGCAGAGAAATTCTTCCCTTGTCATAGTGATACTGTTTTATAGTAAGTATCCTAAGGCAGGCGATATACTTAAAGGGAATGAAAATATTTTTTTATTTTTTACCAGAGCAAAAAGGACGCTGTTACAAGCACCGATGAAATGATATCCTGAAGGGAACAGCGTAGTTTTTTGGTGGCAATATACAACTGGTGTTCTACCGTACGTTGGGAATTACCGGTTAGCGCGGCAATAGCTTTAGCGGTTAGCCCATCCTGTTTGAACTGGAATATTGTGCGGCATTTATCGGGCAAGCTATCTACCGACAATTCAAGTTGCTGCTGGAGTTCTTTTTCCCGGAGCAGTTCTTCTGTTGAATTGTCGTATTCCGAGTGGTTCAGGTATTCAAAAGCCTTTAACCGAACCTTTTCGGCACGAACCAGTGTGTACACCTGGTATTTAACGGCCTGCATTAAAAAGGCACGGGGCTGCTGTATTTTTTCTCTTTTTTCGGCGTTGATCAGAGGAATGAATACTTCCTGCACCACATCTTTGGCCAGTTCTTTATCTCGGAGCAGGTTATAGGCAAACAGGTAAATGTCAGACCAATACTTGTCATACAACTCTTCAAATGATAACTGACAGGAGCTATTCGTTTTTTTTTGAAGCGTGCTGTTATCTGCGGCCGTGTGTGACATTATGCCACAAACCTAACGTCCGTATATTAAGGTAATATTAATATGGATTTAACATTTATTCTTATTAGTAAACGATATTCCCCTGGTGTATTAATGACTTTACCGGAGAAATCCTGGAAACCGCTTCGGCAGAGCAACTTGCGTCTATCAGTACCATATTGGCCACATCACCCGCTTTTGGCCATTGCTGTACACCCTTATCGTCCAGCGGAAGTACATTTCCTGTGGCCAGTTTTAAGCTTCTTGATAACATAAATTCGGTACCATAGCCATATACCTGGGCCATTACATTGGCTTTCTGCAACACACTTCCACTTCCCCAGGTATTCCAATGGTCTATGATGCTATCGTTACCTGTTAAAACGGTAACATTATGCTTGTACAATGTCGGGATGGGCATAATTAACCCGGCAAATGGAATGGTAGAAACTATACCAATGCCTGCTGCACCTAATTGCTCTGCTATTTCCTCCTGTTTTGATTTATCCAATCTCGCTAAAATAAAACAGTGACTCAGATAAGTTTTACCTTTTAAAACAGGGTTTTCATTTACCTTTTTAATGAGGTATTCCACTGTTTTAAGTCCCGATTCGCCCGACTCGTGTAAATGG
Encoded proteins:
- a CDS encoding FecR family protein — protein: MTREEFLCLFEKQLQGNITPDEEARLAAWFDQQQSEGLSEWDEAQLSNQNDIKEAIYNHIQPKKGRKQTIRLYPAWIGIAASITLISLAIFFLQKSNTARQEISAATAAIKYTEAKATYGQVLKVTLADSSTVWLNAGSRLRYPEKFSGSIRELYLEGEAFFSVIHKKDQPFIVHSGALSTQVLGTSFNIKAYKNARQLKVSVATGKVAIYTDKANTAFLTPNQSGTYSKGTKEIKTAPDQISDITAWRTGKLVYKNELLSQVLEDIGNKYGVDIAASPGMNHCQVYGTFNHDNIETLLKMIAYSVNGKVIKKASGFYLSGKGCN
- a CDS encoding sigma-70 family RNA polymerase sigma factor translates to MSHTAADNSTLQKKTNSSCQLSFEELYDKYWSDIYLFAYNLLRDKELAKDVVQEVFIPLINAEKREKIQQPRAFLMQAVKYQVYTLVRAEKVRLKAFEYLNHSEYDNSTEELLREKELQQQLELSVDSLPDKCRTIFQFKQDGLTAKAIAALTGNSQRTVEHQLYIATKKLRCSLQDIISSVLVTASFLLW